From a single Bemisia tabaci chromosome 10, PGI_BMITA_v3 genomic region:
- the UQCR-C1 gene encoding mitochondrial-processing peptidase subunit beta, whose protein sequence is MASKFLKLGPARLLAQRTKFNQVTPLRQASAAAHSVREALLNYPPTQVTQIEGGLRVATEDTRSPTATIGLWIDAGSRCENDENNGVAHFLEHMAFKGTSSRSQTDLELEVENLGAHLNAYTSREQTVFYAKCLSKDVPKAIEILADIVKNSKLGENEIERERGVILREMQEVETNLQEVVFDHLHSCAFQGTPLGRTILGPTENIKKISREDLANYVKAYYVPGRMVLAGAGGVDHSEIVKEAQKHFGGIKPDYDAEHELPGPCRFTGSMIRARDDALPLAHVAIAVEGCGWSNSDNIPLMVANTIVGAWDRSQGSGANNASYLARACSREGYAHSFQSFNTCYKDTGLWGIYFVTDRLHVDDMSLASVYEWIRLATSATEAEVARAKNLLKTNMLLQLDGTTPICEDIGRQFLCYNRRVPIHELEARLDRVTAKDVQEVLMKYVYDRCPAVAAVGPVEGMTDYNRLRSNFYWLRY, encoded by the exons ATGGcctccaaatttttaaaattgggcccagCCCGCTTGCTAGCGCAGAGGACCAAATTCAACCAG GTAACTCCTTTGAGGCAAGCGTCAGCCGCTGCCCATTCTGTTCGTGAGGCCCTTCTCAATTACCCACCAACCCAAGTCACTCAGATCGAGGGAGGACTCCGTGTCGCAACAGAAGACACTCGCTCTCCCACAGCAACCATTGGTCTGTGGATAGATGCTGGCTCTCGGTGTGAAAACGATGAGAACAACGGCGTTGCCCACTTTCTGGAGCATATGGCATTCAAG GGAACATCCTCAAGATCACAAACAGATCTAGAATTAGAGGTGGAGAACTTGGGTGCTCATTTGAATGCCTACACTTCAAGAGAACAGACTGTTTTCTACGCCAAATGTCTCAGCAAAGATGTTCCAAAAGCCATCGAAATTCTAGCTGACATCGTCAAGAACTCTAAATTAG GCGAAAACGAGATTGAACGTGAGCGTGGAGTGATTCTACGTGAAATGCAAGAAGTAGAAACCAACCTCCAAGAGGTAGTTTTTGACCATCTCCATTCTTGCGCTTTCCAAGGAACTCCACTAGGAAGGACCATCCTTGGGCCCACTGAAAACATCAA gaaaatttcccGTGAAGATCTAGCCAATTATGTCAAAGCGTACTATGTTCCCGGACGAATGGTCCTTGCAGGAGCTGGCGGAGTAGATCACAGTGAAATTGTCAAGGAGGCACAGAAGCATTTTGGTGGAATCAAACCAGACTATGACGCTGAGCATGAATTACCAGGACCATGCAGATTCACCG GTTCAATGATCCGAGCAAGAGATGACGCTCTCCCGCTAGCTCATGTTGCCATTGCTGTCGAAGGCTGCGGCTGGTCCAACTCTGACAACATTCCACTCATGGTTGCCAACACGATTGTTGGTGCATGGGACCGATCACAAGGCAGTGGTGCCAACAACGCCTCATATCTCGCCCGTGCTTGCTCTCGTGAGGGTTATGCTCACAGTTTCCAGTCATTCAATACGTGCTACAAGGACACAGGCCTGTGGGGTATCTACTTCGTCACTGACAGATTACATGTTGAT GACATGTCTCTTGCCTCCGTTTATGAGTGGATTCGTCTAGCTACATCTGCAACTGAAGCTGAGGTTGCTCGCGCAAAGAACTTACTGAAGACAAACATGCTTCTTCAATTAGACGGAACAACTCCTATCTGTGAAGATATCGGCCGTCAGTTCTTGTGCTACAACCGTAGGGTTCCTATTCACGAACTCGAAGCAAGATTAGAC
- the LOC109037918 gene encoding uncharacterized protein: MSSSSDSSEDENVERLRDALDVRFISDSLYSSDGKADLKIKEPEKPKPLPSNRPVPEEFVTHHLKVTPEFQSFVSKQLSKFLDEQIKEVKKKKPKSKTEPDGMSGIYLLRNSKSFLSSEEPDHHFIPTKRCRRKEQHINCTEEDMLEVVVSPEWVLNGEGTKGWQRNAKKSPLFSYKKNKEGVLELISETS, translated from the exons ATGAGTTCATCCAGTGACTCAAGTGAAGATGAGAATGTTGAACGGCTGAGAGATGCTCTGGACGTACGATTCATCAGTGATTCTTTGTACTCATCTGATGGTAAAGCAGATTTGAAAATCAAAG AGCCTGAGAAACCAAAACCGTTACCCTCCAACCGGCCAGTTCCAGAGGAATTTGTCACGCACCATTTAAAAGTTACCCCCGAGTTCCAGTCTTTCGTTTCAAAACAGCTCTCAAAATTTCTCGACGA GCAAATCAAAGAAGTCAAAAAGAAAAAGCCAAAGAGCAAGACTGAACCAGATGGCATGTCAGGAATTTATCTCCTCAGGAACTCTAAGTCTTTTTTAAGCAGTGAAGAACCAGATCATCATTTCATTCCCACCAAGAGGTGCAGACGTAAGGAACAACACATTAACTGTACAGAAGAAGACATGCTGGAAGTTGTCGTTAGCCCTGAGTGGGTGTTGAATGGCGAAGGGACTAAAGGTTGGCAGAGGAATGCAAAAAAAAGCCCTCTGTTTagctataaaaaaaataaagaaggcgTGTTGGAGCTTATAAGTGAGACCAGCTGA